The DNA window TATACAGCCCCTACGAAGCTCCGGTGGTGTGGCCGTCGcctgaggtggcacggacagtGATCAGGCGTTTCAAAAACTTACCGGAGATCGAAAAAACCAGAAAGATGGTGAACCAGGAGAGCTTCACTCAACATCAGATCAAGAGAGCGGAGAAGAGGCTCCGTAAACTGCAGAAGGAAATCAAACGCAAGGAACTGAGGAATTTCATGTACATGGTTATAGAGGGGAAGGCTAGCATTGATGATTTCGATTTTCGTGATGCGAGGGAGATGAATTATATCATTCACGAGACACTGGAGGAGATCACTTGGAGGATGAAGGCCCTAAAAGAAGCTGGTGCTGACGGTGCACCGTCAGCGATGGGTCCAGGTGGCGGCAGCGGTGGTGATGGCGGAGGGCCACCGGAGAATTCTTCTGATTCAACTCCAGGATCCAGAACAATTCATTTCATTTGAATTGTCTGTTGTGCATGAAACTTGTTCTTGGAACCACATTACTATTCTCGGTTACATTTCGCAAGACTCAAGGATCCAGCGCGATCCGTTTtatgttaattaaataaaaacttgTTTTTGGTGTTTTCTACAATTAATTTGATGGTATTGATTTTCCCTTTAAATTTAGTCGTTAATTATCTGAATGAATTAtggttttaattttttattttttgggttTTGTTACAATGTTTAACGTTATCATGAAATGCCTTGCAATGTATACAAGTTTCTATATTATGGGCATTTCTTCTATTATTTTACTAATATGCATCGATTTAATTTATGTTTgtatttaatttagtttatccAACTCATTaaagagtagatctcttgtaaAACTATC is part of the Primulina eburnea isolate SZY01 chromosome 1, ASM2296580v1, whole genome shotgun sequence genome and encodes:
- the LOC140809338 gene encoding agamous-like MADS-box protein AGL80: MTRNKLTLAYIDSDAERKASFKKRKKGLIKKVSEIKILCGVEACVVIYSPYEAPVVWPSPEVARTVIRRFKNLPEIEKTRKMVNQESFTQHQIKRAEKRLRKLQKEIKRKELRNFMYMVIEGKASIDDFDFRDAREMNYIIHETLEEITWRMKALKEAGADGAPSAMGPGGGSGGDGGGPPENSSDSTPGSRTIHFI